DNA from Micromonospora sp. M71_S20:
GGCGGCACGCACCACGGCGTGGGTGGGCCGCCCCGCGACCGTCACCACCCGCAGGTCGACCACCCGGTCGCCGAGCCCCGCCTTGGGCAGCCACCGCTCCACGTGCAGGCCCTCCCCGGCGATCCGGTCGACGATCGCGGCGACCTCGGCCTCGTCGGTGTAGCGGCGTGGCCGTAGTGAATTGAACAGCCCGTCCGGTGTCGCCTCGACCGTGGTGACCGCCTGCACCCGCCGCCCGGCCACCGCCAGCGCGACGACCCCGGCGGCGGACGAGCCGTGCGCGGGCTTGACGAACACGCGGCTCCAGCGGGCCGCCGCCATCGCCGCCCGCAACTGCTCCCACCCGTGCACGGCGGGCAGCGCGGCCGGGACCGGCACCCCGGCGGTGGCCAGCCGCGCGTGGCAGCGCCGCTTGTCGCAGAGCACCGCGACGTCCGCCGGGTCGTTGAGCAGTTCCGCTCCGCCGGCGGCGACCCGGTCCAGGCCCCGCAGCAGTCCGGCGTACGTGGCGGCCAGGCCGACCAGCTCGCCGTGCCGGGCCGGGGCGGCGGACCGGCGCAGCAGCCGGTCCACCTCCGCGTCCTCCCCGGGCGAGTCGACCCGTACCACCGCGCCGGCCGCCGGGGGCGCCGCCCCGGTCAGCACGTCGGCCCACGGCAGCACCGCCGGTCGGGGCAGGCCGGCGCCGACGACCGCCCGGGTGAACAGGTCGACCCGACGGTTACCGGGGTTGCCGACGACGGTCAGGCGCATGTCACTCCGACACCGCCGTGTAGCGGTAGCTCTCGCCGTCGTACTCGTCGGGCTCCTGCGGGTCGGAGTCGTCCACCCGGACGCCCGGCAGCGCGGCGACCAGTGACGCGGCCGTCTCCTCCGACAGGTAGTGGTGGTGTAGGTCCAGCTCCGCCAGGTGGGTCAGCGGCTGCCCGGCCAGGAGGGCCGCCGCGCCCTCGTCGCCGAGCGTGCCCATCGACAGGTCCAGCCGTTCCAGCCGGGGCACCACCGGCGCCGACGCCAGCGCCCGGGCGAGGTCGTCGGCGATCTCCGAGTTGCACAGGCCGAGCCGGCGCAGCCCGGGGAACCGCTCCCCGGCCAGCAGCGGGGCCAGGTCGGCCACCTGCGCGTCGCCGCCGTAGTCGGAGGTGCCGAGCCACAGCTCCAGGTCGGTCAGCGCGGGCAGGTCGGAGTCGAGCACCGCGCCGACGAAAGCCCGGGACAGCCCGCCGCTCTCCACCGCCAGCTCCCGCAGCCGCGCGTGCCGCACGGGAGAGAAGGCGAGGTCCTCGCCACCGCGTACCCGCAGCACCTCCAGCTGCGGGTACGCCGTCAGCAGCGGGCTGACGTCGCCCACCTTCATCCAGGAGACCTCGCACTCCTCGACGGTGATGTCACCGAGGAACAGGGCACGCAGGGCGGGCAGGCGCGACGCCGCCGCGCAGAGCTGCGCGACCGGGGCGGTGTGGAACGCCGCGTAGCCCCAGGAGCCGATGACCAGGGAGTCCACGGACGGCCCGGCCTGCGCGACGAACCGGTCGAACGCGACGCGGAACTCCTCCGAGAGCTTGTACTCCATGCTCTCGTTGAAGTGCCAAAGGGCGAACCGCCACGAGACCGGGCCGTCCACCATGGGCAGCGGCCCGTCGACGGGGACGTCCACCACCGGGCGGCCGGCGAAGTGGCGCGCGTGGGAACCGAAGGCCATGTCCGCTCACTCCCCGACGGCCGTGTAACGGTGCGGCGTGCCGTCGAAGTCCTCGGCGACCTGTGGGTCCGAGAGGTCCACCCGCACGCCCGGCAGGGCGGCGGCCACCGCCGCGGCCATCTCCTCGGAGAGGAAGTGGTGCTCCAGGTCGAGCCGCGTCAAATGGGTCAGCGGCTGCCCGGCCAGCAGCGCCTTCGCGCCCTCGTCGGTCAGCGTGCCCATCGAGAGGTCGAGCGCCTCCAGCCGGGGGACGACCGGTGCGGTCGCGACGGCCGCCGCCACGGCGTCGGCGATCTCCGCGTTGCAGAGCCCGAGGTGTCGCAGCGCCGGCAGGCCGGCGCCGGAGAGCACCCCGGCCAGGTCCTCGGCGCTCGCGTCGCCGCCGTAGTCCCTCCTGCCGAGCCAGAGGTCCAGCCGGTGCAGGGCCGGCAGCTCGCACGCGCCGACGGCACGGACCACCCCGGCCGGCAGCCCGCCGGACTCGAACCGCAGCTCCCGCAGCTCGGCGTGGCGGATCGGCTCCAGCCGCAGGCCCTGGGCCCCGCGCACCCACAGCACCCCCAGCGACGGGTACGCCGCGAGCAGCGGCGTGATGTCGCCGTGGGTGAGCCAGGAGATCTCGCACTGCTCGTAGGTCAGGTCGGCGAGGAAGACCGCCCGCAGCCCCGTCCACTCCGCGGCGGCCTCGACCAGCGGCTCGATCGGCAGCGGCCGCTCGTAGGCCTCGCCCCACTCGCCGATCACCAGGGCGCGCACCGCCTCGGGCGGCACCTGCTCCCGCAGCGCCCGTACGAGACCGAGGAACTCCTCGGCCTCCGCGTCGTGCTCCTCGACCTCCAGCCGCCAGGCGACCGCCGACGGATCGTCGGGAAGTGTCATTCCCGGGGTGAAGGTCACTACCGGTAATCCGACGAACGACGACACGTGCGAGCTGATCACGCCTACCTCCGGTCCGACTGGTGCAGCGGCGGCGCGACGGTAACAGGTCCGCCCGACAAGATGATCAGCAAGCCGGCCGGCGCTGCCGGTCTCCCGGCTCCGGCCGCCGGCCGGTCACAGCCCGAAGAACGCGAGGTAGGCGTCGATCTGGTGGGCGAGCATCGGCTCGCCGGGATGCGCCCGCAGGCCCCGGGCCCGCGCCTCGGCCAGCAGGACCGTCTCCGCCGGCGTCATGATGATGTCGGCGACCACGGCGTCCGCCGGCAGGTCGGCCACCGCGAACGACGGCGGGTCGTCGGGGCGCAGCCCCAGGGGCGTGGCGTTGACCGCGAGGTCGGCGTCGGCCAGGCGCGGTCGCGCCGTCGCGCCGACCCGGCCGGGGTACGCGGCACAGAGCCGCCGCCGCAGGGTCTCCAGCCGACCCGGGTCGGTGTCGCTCAGCCGCAGCTCCGCCACGCCGGCGTCGAGCAGGGCCACCGCGATCGCGCTGCCCGCCCCGCCCGCGCCCACCACGCACGCCCGGCGGCCCCGCGGGTGGTGTCCGGCCTCGGCCAGCCCACGGACGAACCCGTCGCCGTCGAAGGTGTCCGCGGTCCACGTCCCGTCGGGCTCGCGCCGCAGGGCGTTGGCGCTGCCGGCCAGGCGGGCGCGGTCGCTGGCCCGGTCGGCGAGGTCCAGCGCGGCGGCCTTGTGCGGCACGGTGATTAGCATCCCGTGCAGGTTTGCCACCCGTTGCAGCCCCCGCACCACCTGGGTGAGGTCGGCCGCCGCCGCGTGGACCGGGACGAGCACCGCGTCGGTGCCGCGCCGGGCCAGCACGGGGTTGAGCAGCCCGGGGGCGCGCACCTGCGCGATCGGGTCGCCGAGCAGCGCGTACACCCGGGTGGCGCCGCCTATCTCGGTCATGGGCGTCTCCCGCGGGGGCAGGGGTCGTCCGGCGCGGCCGGACCGGGGCGGTGCCGACCCTACGCGACGGCGGCACCCGCCCCGACCCGGGCACGTCGGCCACCGGCGGCAGACGGGCCGCGCCCACCCGGCCGGGGGCGGCCGGGTGGGCGCGTTGGTTTCCGCGGGTTATCAGCCGCTGGACGACGGCCTGCGGATCGCGTCGCGCACGCGGTCGATGACCGCCAGCGCCGGTCCGGCCGCGAGGTTGCCCTTCGCGGACTGGGCGCTGGGGTGCGGGCGCGTCGGCGCGGTCGCCTCCGCCATCCGTACGGCGCCGGCCATCGTGCGGAGCCGGTCGGCGGGTACGTGCTGGCGCAGCAGCGGGAACTCCTGGCGTTCCTCGTAGCGGGCGTGGGTGAGCACCGCGTCGCGCAGCAGGATGATGCCGGTGTCGAAGCCCTCGGCGTCGACACCTCCGGCGATCAGGGTCTTCAGCGTCTCCTTGGCCTGGCGTTCCTCGGCGAGGCGCTCGTCGACCATGGCGTCGCCGCCCCCGCCCGGCAGCGTCCGGGCCAGCGGGTGGACGACCTCCTCCTCGGCGGTCTCGTGCGCGGCGAGGAGCTTCACCAGGTCGTCGAAGGCTTCCCGGCGGGTCTCGCCGGTGCTGCCGATCACCAGCAGGAACAGCTCCTCGATGCGCGCGTGCTGGGCCAGCAGCAGGTCGACGACGTCGTCCTCGGGGCCGCGCGTGGCCGGGGCACCGGTGTCAGGCATGGCTGCCTCCCCGCGCGCGCAGCGACTCCACCGGGTGGGGCCCCTCGGTCTCGATGCGGTACTCGTCGCCGAAGCGCTCCCGGTGCATGTCGATCACCTGCTCGCTCGGCGGCTTCTGCCCGTCGTGCAGTTGCTGCTGCATCGACTCGAACCGCTCGTGCGCCTCCCGCACGTACCCCTCGCCGATCTTGTTGAGGTCGACCTGGGTGGCGAGCAGGTGGCGCAGGTACTCCTTGTTGGGCTCGAAGGTAAGCGGCTCGGGCAGGCCCGCGTTGCCCACGATCTCCTCCGGCTCGCGGCCGTCGTGGCGGCGCAGCAGCTCGGCGGCCTGTTGCAGGTGCGCCAGCTCCATCTGCAGGTGCAGCTCCCACACCGCCCTGATCCGCGGGTCGCTCTCCTGCTGCATGAAGGAGTAGTAGAGCCAGCACTCGTTGTACTCGTGGGTGAGCAGCCGCTCCCACCAGTTCTCGCCCGGGTCGAGCAGCGACTCGTAGTGCGTGACGTGCTCCTGCTCGATGAGGCTGATCTCCTGGTAGAGCTGCCGCGCGATGGGCTCCATGTACTGCGGTCCGACGTTCATGTAATAGAACATGACCTGCTGCTCGGCCGACAGGATGGTCAGCGCGTGCAGCTTGGAGCGGGGGTCGACGGTGTTGCGGTCGTACGGGGTGCGCACCTCGTCGAACGGGTGCCGGTGCTCGACGACGGTGGGTCGGCCGGGCATGACCTCGGTCAGGCCCTGCACGATCTTGTCCGCCTTGCGGCGTTCCACCATCTCGTAGAGGTTGGCGTAGCGGTAGAGGTGGTCGAAGTCCTCCAGCACGCCGAACTCGTAGCCCTGCTTCAGGTACGGGTCCGGCTCGTGCCGGGCCACCCACGCGGTCAGGTCGACGGCCACCTGCTCGTAGCCGAGCGTCGTCTCCAGCACGCTCGCGGCGCCGGGCAGCAGCCAGTTCACCACCCGCTGCTGCTGGCTCTCCAGGTAGCGCACGTACGCCAACTGCCGGCGGACCTCCTGGTCGGGGCAGTTGCGGGCGAACTGGTGCTGGAAGTTGATCGCCTCGACCTCGATGCCGTTCATGGTGATGATGCGGCAGCGGGTGTACGGGTCGACCGCCTCCGGGTCGATCGGCTCCACGTTGAGTTCGCGCCAGTTGCGGATCTGGCTCTCCAGCGGGATTCCTTTGTGCTCCAACGGGTTGAACACGGCGTCTCCTTCTTCGGCCGGGGTATCGACTGCGCTACCCCGACAGTCCGGGCGAAAACGGCTGGCCCGGGCTTTCCTGCGCCGGGGGACTGGTGATTTCACCGATGCGGCGCCGCCGGCACCGTCGAAGACTGATGCATGTCGATATGCCCCGTCCCGTAGGGAGTGCCCGACGTGTCATCACCCACCACCACCGCCCGTCCCCGTCCCGCCACCCGCCTCGCCGGGCTGGCCGTGGCCGCCGTCCTCGCCACGGTGGGCGCGCTGGCCGCGCCGCCGGCCGCCCAGGCCGCCGCCAACCCGTACGAGCGCGGTCCCGCCCCGAGCGTCGCCCTGCTGGAGGCCAGCCGCGGCCCGTTCGCCACCGCGTCGCAGAGCGTCTCCTCGCTCAGCGTCACCGGCTTCGGCGGGGGCGTCATCTACTACCCGACCAGCACCGCCGAGGGCACCTTCGGCGCCGTCGCCATCTCGCCCGGCTACACCGCCGCCTGGTCCAGCATCGACTGGCTCGGTCCGCGGATCGCCTCGCACGGCTTCGTGGTGATCGGCATCGAGACCAACACGCGCCTCGACCAGCCCGACAGCCGCGGCCGGCAGCTGCTCGCCGCGCTCGACTACCTGACACAGCGCAGCTCGGTGCGCGGCCGGATCGACGCCAGCCGCCTCGCCGTCTCCGGCCACTCGATGGGCGGCGGCGGCAGCCTGGAGGCCGCGGTCGCCCGGCCGTCGTTGCAGGCCGCCGTGCCGCTCGCGCCGTGGAACCTGGACAAGTCCTGGTCCGACGTCCGGGTGCCGACGCTGATCATCGGCGGCGAGAGCGACAGCGTCGCGCCGGTCTCGTCGCACTCGGAGCCGTTCTACACCAGCATCCCGGCCTCGTCGGAGAAGGCGTACCTGGAGCTCAACGGGGCGAGCCACTTCTTCCCGCAGACGGTCAACACGCCCACCGCCCGGCAGGCCGTGGCCTGGTTGAAGCGATTCGTCGACGACGACACCCGCTACGAGCAGTTCCTCTGCCCCGGCCCGAGCGGCTCCGCCATCCAGGAGTACCGCAACACCTGCCCGAGCGCCTGACGCCTGCCGGGGGCGACCGCCACCCGCGGTCGCCCCTCGGCGCGTGGCTGCCCGCCCGGTGCAGAAACCGTCGGTCGCCGCCCCGGTCGGGGCGGCGACCGACGAGCGTGTGCGTCCGGGGTATCGAAGCTATTGACGGCCCACGTCAGAAACGTACACTCCCAGTGTAAATACTGGCGGCTGCCGGGGGGACGGGTGATGGAGCAAGGGCTCGCACTGCACCACATCGGGGTCCGCTTCGGCGGCCTCACCGCCCTCGACGACGTCTCGCTGCGGGTGCCGCCCGGCCGGGTGGTCGGCGTGATCGGTCCCAACGGGGCCGGCAAGACCACGCTGTTCAACGTCGTCTGCGGCTTCGTCACGCCCGACGAGGGCTCGCTGAGCCTCGACGGCCGGCCGCTGCGCCCGCGCCCGCACCGGCTGACCCGGCTGGGCGTCGCCCGCACGTTGCAGGGCACCGGGCTCTTCGCCGGGCTCACCGTGCTGGAGAACGTGATGACCGGGGCCACCCACACCGCCCGCGCCGGCTTCCTCTCCGCCCTGCTGGGCCTGCCCCGCAGCGACCGCGACGAGCGCCGGCTGCGCCGGCACGCCCTCGACGTCCTCGACACCCTGGGCATCGCCGGGCACGCCGACGCCGCGCCGGGCACGCTGCCCTTCGCCGTACGCCAGCGGGTCGCCCTGGCCCGCGCGCTGGCCGCGCGTCCCCGACTGCTCCTGCTCGACGAGCCCGCCGGGGGCCTCGGCGGCGACGACATCGCCGAGCTGGCGGAGCTGATCCGGGGGCTGCCCCGACGCGACACCGACCCCTGCGCGGTGCTGCTGGTGGAGCACCACATGGACCTGGTGATGTCCGTCTGCGACGAGATCGTGGTGCTCGACTTCGGGCGGGTGATCGCCGCCGGCACCCCCGACGAGGTGCGCGACGACCCGGCGGTCGCCGACGCCTACCTCGGCGCGACGGTCGACGAGGCCGCCGCATGACCGGCGAGGACCTGCTCGAGGTGCGCGGCCTGGTGGCCGGCTACGGCGGCGCGCCGGTGCTGCACGGGATCGACCTCACCGTCACGCGGGGCGCCATCGCGGCGGTGGTCGGCGCCAACGGGGCCGGCAAGACCACCCTGCTGCGCACCCTGTCCGGCATGCTGCGCCCGGCGGCCGGCCGGGTCGTCCTGGCCGGGGAGGACCTGCGCGGCGTCCCCGTCGAGCAGCTCGTGCGTCGCGGCATGGCCCACGTGCCGGAGGGCCGCGGGGTGGTCGGCGAGCTGACGGTGGACGAGAACCTGCGCCTCGGCGGGCTGTGGCGGCGCGACCGGGCCGACGCGGCCCGCGCCCTCGACGAGGTCTACCAGCTCTTCGAGCCGCTGGCCCGGCGGCGGCGACACCTCGGGCACCAGCTCTCCGGCGGCGAGCGGCAGATGCTCGCCCTCGGCCGGGCCCTCGTCGGCCGGCCCCGCCTGCTGCTGCTCGACGAGCCGTCGCTCGGCCTGGCGCCGCGGGTGGTCGCCCAGACCATGGCCCTGCTGCGCCGGCTGCGCGACGATACCGGGCTGACCGTCCTGCTCGTCGAGCAGAACGTGCGCAGCGCGCTGTCCGTCGCCGACCAGGGCGTGGTGATGTCCCTGGGCCGGGTCGTCACCACCGCCCCGGCCGCCCGGCTGCGCGACGACGCCGACCTGCGGCACGCCTACCTCGGCTTCTGAACCCTCGTCCCCGCAAGGGAGGACCGTTGGACCGCTTCGTCTTCCTCACCCTCGACGGCTTGTCCAGGGGCGCGGTCCTCGCCGCGTTCGCACTGGCGCTGGTGCTCATCTGGCGGGCGGCCCGGATCGTCAACTTCGCCCAGGGCGCGATGGCCGTCGCCACCGCGTACGTGGCCTACAGCGTCTCCGCCGCGACCGGCTCGTACTGGCTGGGCTTCCTGGCCGCGCTCGGCGCCGGGCTGCTCCTCGGCGCGGCGGTGGACCTGGTCGTCATGCGCTTCGTCGACCACACCTCGCCGCTCAACCCGGTGATCGTCGCGCTGGGGCTGGTGCTGCTGATCCAGGCCGTCCTCGGCATGGCGTACGGCAGCGAGTTCCTGCCCGCCGCGACGCCGTTCTCCCGGACCGCGCTGACCGTGGGCGGCGTCGCCGTCCTGTCGCCGTACGACCTGTTCGTCTTCGCGGCGGTCGCGGTGGTGGTCGTGGGGCTCGCCTGGACCTTCACCCGCACGGCGGTGGGTCTGCGGATGCGCGCGGCGGCGTTCGCCCCCGAGGTGTCCCGGCTGCTCGGGGTGAACGTCGGCGGCATGCTCACCCTCGGGTGGGCGCTGGCCTCCGGGGTCGGCGCCCTGGCCGGCATGCTGGTCATCCCCACCGAGCTGGGCCTGCACCCGCACGCGATGGACCTGGTCTTCGTCTCGGCGTTCACCGCCGCCGTGGTGGGTGGGCTGGACAGTCCACCGGGGGCGGTGGTCGGCGGCCTCGCGGTCGGCCTGCTGCTCTCCTACGTCAGCGGCTACGCCGGCAGCGACGTCACCCCGCTCGCGGTGCTGGTGCTGCTGCTGGCGGTGCTGCTGGTGCGTCCCGGCGGGCTGTTCGCCCCGGTCGCGGCGAGGCGGGTGTGAGCGCCACCCGGGCGGTGACCCCGCCGGACACGGAGGCGCGGGTCGACCGCGCCGGCCCCGCCGAGCCCCGCCTCGGCTCGACCCTGCTGCGTCACCTCGGCCTCGCGGCCGTCGCCGCGCTGCTGCTGGTGGCCGCCAGCTACGGACTGGAGCCGTTCCGCAACTTCCAGCTCGCGACCGTGGCCGCCTACCTGTGCGCCACCGCCGGGCTGACCGTCCTCACCGGGCTCAACGGTCAGCTCTCGCTGGGGCACGGCGCGCTGATGGCGACCGGCGCGTACACGGTGGCCCTGTGCCAGAACGCGTTCGCCGACGCCGGGATGACCGGCGGCTGGCTGCTCCCGGTGTCGCTGGGCGCCGCCGTCCTGGCCGCCCTCGTGGTGGGCGCCGTGGTCGGGGTGGCCGCCGCCCGGCTGCGCGGCCCGTACCTGGCCGGCGTCACCCTGGCCGTGGCGGTCGTGGTGCCGGCGCTGACCGTCACCTTCGACGGCGTGTTCAACGGCGAGCAGGGGCTGGCGGTTCCGGTCGAACCTCCGCCGGTGGCCCTCGGCGCGTACTTCCCCTACGAGCGCTGGCAGCTCTGGGTGACCGCCGCGGCCACCCTGCTGGCCCTGCTGCTGCTGGCCAACCTCGTCCGCAGCCGGTACGGCCGCACCTTCCGGGCGGTCCGCGACGACGAGGTCGCCGCCCGCCTCGCCGGCATCCACGTCGCCCGCACCCAGGTCCTCGCCTTCGTGGTCAGCGCGGCCGGCGCCGGGCTCGGCGGCGCCCTGCTCGCGGTCCTCGCGCAGAGCGTGTCGCCCGGGGCCTTCTCGCTCACGCTGTCGCTGTTCCTGCTGATGGCGGTCGTCATCGGCGGGCTGGGCAGCCTCGCCGGCGCGGCCTGGGGCGCCGTCCTGCTGGTCGCCCTGCCCGACCTGACGCACGCCCTCACCGAGCAGCTCACCCTGTCGCCGGCGGTCGCGCAGCGGGTCGAGGGCAACCTGCCGCTGGCGATCTTCGGGATCACCCTGGTCGTCGTCATGATCGCCGCTCCTGGCGGCGTGCAGGGCCTGCTGTCCCGGCTGTCCCGGGCCGTCTCCGCGCGCCGGGCGAGCCGGCAGCGGTCCTGAGCCACCCCGCCGGCCGTCCGCACCACACCACCCACCACCCGCACCACGACCACCCACCACCCGGACCGAGGAAAGGTCGGTGTCTGACATGACACGAACGGCACGGCGCGGGCTCGCGCTCGCCACCGCCATCACCCTGCTCGTCGCCTCCGCCGCCTGCACCGGGGACGACGGTGGCGGCGGCGGGGGCCCGGTCCCCGGCGTCACCGACACCGAGATCGTGGTCGGCACGCACATGCCGCTCACCGGTCCGGCCTCCGCCGGCTACTCGAAGATCGCTCCCGCCACGAAGGCGTACTTCGACCATGTCAACGCCAACGGGGGCGTGCACGGCCGGAAGATCACCTACAAGATCATGGACGACGGCTACAACCCGGCGAACACGCAGCAGGTGGTCCGCCAGCTCGTCCTGCAGGACAAGGTCTTCGCCATCCTCAACGGGCTCGGCACGCCGACCCACACCGGCGTGCTCGACTTCCTCAAGAGCAACCGGGTGCCCGACCTCTTCGTCGCCTCCGGAAGCCGCAGCTGGGACCAGCCCGACCGGTATCCGGGCACGTTCGGCTTCAACCCCGACTACACGGTGGAGGGCAAGATCCTGGCCCAGCACGTGAAGACCAGCCTGCCGGGGCGCAAGGTCTGCTTCCTCGGCCAGGACGACGACTTCGGCCGGGACAGCCTGGTCGGCGTGGAGAAGGTGCTCGGCGCCGGCGCGGTGACGGCGAAGCAGACGTACGTCACCAGCAACACCAACGTGGCGCCCCAGATCGGCGCGTTCAAGGCGGCCGGCTGCCAGGTGGTCATCCTCGCCACCGTGCCCGGCTTCACCGCCCTGGCCGTCGGCACCGCCGCCCGGCTGAACTTCAAGCCGCAGTGGCTGGTCTCCAACGTCGGCGCCGACCACCCGACGCTGGCCAAGCAGCTCGGCGCCGCGGCGGGCCTGCTCGAGGGCATGGTCGGCGCCAACTACCTGCCGATGCAGAACGACGCCGCCGACCCGTGGATCCAGCTCTTCACCAAGGTCAACAAGGAGTACAACGGTGACGCGCCGTTCGACGGCAACACCGTCTACGGCATGGCGGTCGGTTACCTCTTCGTGCAGGTGCTCCTCGCCGCCGGCAAGGACCTCACCCGCGAGGCGGTCACCGAGGCCGTCCGCAAGGGCGGCTACCAGGGGCCCGGCCTGGCCCCGCTGCGCTACTCCGACACCGACCACTCCGGCTACGGCGGACAGCGGCTGACCCGGGTGAGCGGCGGGACGCAGGCCTACTTCGGGCCGACGTACGAGACGGACGAGGGCGACGGGCCGGTACGCGAGCACACCGCCCCGCCGGTGGCGCCGCCGGCCAACGGGGTGCCGACGGCCTCCTGACCGGTCGCACCCGGCACCGGCCGGGCGTGGCGCGTCGGTCTCCCGGCCCGCCACGCCCGGTCGGCGTCAGCTCAGCCGCTCGACGACCATCGCCATGCCCTGGCCGCCGCCGACGCACATGGTCGCCAGCCCGATCTCCTGGTCGTGCCAGCGCAGCGAGTTGATCAGCGTGGTGGTGATCCGGGCGCCGGTCATGCCGAACGGGTGGCCCACCGCGATCGCGCCACCGTTGACGTTGAGCCGGTCCCAGTCGACCCCCAGCTCCCGGGCGCTGGGCAGCACCTGCGCGGCGAACGCCTCGTTGATCTCGACGAGGTCGACGTCGTCGACGGACATGCCGGCCCGCCGCAGCGCCTGCCGCGACGCCGCCACCGGCCCGAGCCCCATGATCTCAGGGGAGAGGGCGCTCAGGCCGGTGGAGACGATCCGGGCCAGCGGGGTGACGCCCAGCTCCCGCGCCCGTACGTCCGACATCACGACGAGCGCGGCGGCGCCGTCGTTGAGCGGGCAGCAGTTGCCGGCGGTCACCGTGCCGTCGGGCCGGAACACCGGCGGCAGCGCCGCCACCGCCTCCAGGGTCACCCCGGCGCGCGGCCCGTCGTCGGCGGCCACCACCGCCCCGCCGGGGACGGTGACCGGGGTGATCTCGCGGGCCCAGAAGCCGTCGGCGATCGCCTTCTCGGCCAGCAGCTGCGACCGTACGGCGAACTCGTCCTGGCTCACCCGGGACACCCCGCGCAGGTGCGCCACGTTCTCGGCGGTCTGTCCCATCGCGACGTAGACGTCCGGCAGTTCGCCGTCCTCGCGCGGGTCGTGCCAGCCCGCCAGGTCGCCGGCCGCCCTGGTCGCGGTGCGCTCCAGGGCCCCGACGAAGGCGGGATTGGTGGTGCCGGGGTGCCCGTCGGCGCGGCCCCGGTCGTAGCGGGAGACGCACTCCACCCCGACCGAGAGGAAGGCGTGGCCCTCGCCCGCGCGGATGGCGTGCAGGGCCATCCGGGTGGTCTGCAACGACGACGAGCAGTACCGGTTGACGGTCGTGCCGGGCAGGTGGTCCAGCCCGAGCAGGGTGCCGACCACCCGGGCGAGGTTGTGGCCCTGCTCGCCCGCCGGCTGCCCGCAGCCGAGCATCAGGTCGTCGATCTCGCGCGGGTCGAGCGCCGGCACCTGGTCGAGGGCGGCGCGCACGATGGTGGCGGCCAGGTCGTCGGCGCGCAGGTCGCGCAGCGAGCCCTTGCGCGCGCGCCCGATCGGTGACCTGGCGGCGGCGACGATGACGGCTTCGGGCATGGGAGCGTCCTCTCCGGAGGGCCAACTATCTGCATCGACAGTGCTGTTATGTCGAGGTGCTGTCAATGGAATGTGACCTGTCCATCGACGTTCCGTCGTTGACGAGTGCCGATCGCCCTCCTACTATCTGCATCGTGAATGCAGATTCGGGGCGACTCGCGGGCCGGGTCGCCCTCGTCACGGGCGCCAGTCGCGGCATCGGCCTGGCCGTCGCCCGCCGGCTCGTGGCCGAGGGCGCCCGCGTCGGACTGACCGCGCGGCATCCGGAGGCCCTGGCCGAGGCGGTCGCGGCCCTGGGTGGGCCCGCCCACGCGGTGGCCGTCGCCGGCCGGGCCGACGACGCGGGGCACCGACGGGCGGCGGTCGACGCCGTGACCGAGGCGTTCGGGCCGGTCGACGTGCTGGTGAACAACGTCGGCATCAACCCGGCGTACGGACCGCTGGTCGAGCTGGACCTGGCGGCGGCCCGCAAGATCCTCGACGTCAACCTGGTCGGCACGCTCGGCTGGGTGCAGCAGGTCGCC
Protein-coding regions in this window:
- a CDS encoding STM4014 family protein; this encodes MRLTVVGNPGNRRVDLFTRAVVGAGLPRPAVLPWADVLTGAAPPAAGAVVRVDSPGEDAEVDRLLRRSAAPARHGELVGLAATYAGLLRGLDRVAAGGAELLNDPADVAVLCDKRRCHARLATAGVPVPAALPAVHGWEQLRAAMAAARWSRVFVKPAHGSSAAGVVALAVAGRRVQAVTTVEATPDGLFNSLRPRRYTDEAEVAAIVDRIAGEGLHVERWLPKAGLGDRVVDLRVVTVAGRPTHAVVRAARGPLTNLHLGNARGDLAELRAAAGPAAWAAAMETCERVARCFPRTLQVGIDLMFLVGWRRHAVAEVNAFGDLLPGVLTDGRDTYAEQVRALTDGRWDRWRAAAGQAPPRGDATGRRPNRRDATGQGPTRGDAAGREVLRCGA
- a CDS encoding STM4015 family protein, with the translated sequence MAFGSHARHFAGRPVVDVPVDGPLPMVDGPVSWRFALWHFNESMEYKLSEEFRVAFDRFVAQAGPSVDSLVIGSWGYAAFHTAPVAQLCAAASRLPALRALFLGDITVEECEVSWMKVGDVSPLLTAYPQLEVLRVRGGEDLAFSPVRHARLRELAVESGGLSRAFVGAVLDSDLPALTDLELWLGTSDYGGDAQVADLAPLLAGERFPGLRRLGLCNSEIADDLARALASAPVVPRLERLDLSMGTLGDEGAAALLAGQPLTHLAELDLHHHYLSEETAASLVAALPGVRVDDSDPQEPDEYDGESYRYTAVSE
- a CDS encoding STM4015 family protein translates to MISSHVSSFVGLPVVTFTPGMTLPDDPSAVAWRLEVEEHDAEAEEFLGLVRALREQVPPEAVRALVIGEWGEAYERPLPIEPLVEAAAEWTGLRAVFLADLTYEQCEISWLTHGDITPLLAAYPSLGVLWVRGAQGLRLEPIRHAELRELRFESGGLPAGVVRAVGACELPALHRLDLWLGRRDYGGDASAEDLAGVLSGAGLPALRHLGLCNAEIADAVAAAVATAPVVPRLEALDLSMGTLTDEGAKALLAGQPLTHLTRLDLEHHFLSEEMAAAVAAALPGVRVDLSDPQVAEDFDGTPHRYTAVGE
- a CDS encoding shikimate dehydrogenase, whose product is MTEIGGATRVYALLGDPIAQVRAPGLLNPVLARRGTDAVLVPVHAAAADLTQVVRGLQRVANLHGMLITVPHKAAALDLADRASDRARLAGSANALRREPDGTWTADTFDGDGFVRGLAEAGHHPRGRRACVVGAGGAGSAIAVALLDAGVAELRLSDTDPGRLETLRRRLCAAYPGRVGATARPRLADADLAVNATPLGLRPDDPPSFAVADLPADAVVADIIMTPAETVLLAEARARGLRAHPGEPMLAHQIDAYLAFFGL
- a CDS encoding hemerythrin domain-containing protein, with translation MPDTGAPATRGPEDDVVDLLLAQHARIEELFLLVIGSTGETRREAFDDLVKLLAAHETAEEEVVHPLARTLPGGGGDAMVDERLAEERQAKETLKTLIAGGVDAEGFDTGIILLRDAVLTHARYEERQEFPLLRQHVPADRLRTMAGAVRMAEATAPTRPHPSAQSAKGNLAAGPALAVIDRVRDAIRRPSSSG
- a CDS encoding alpha/beta hydrolase — its product is MSSPTTTARPRPATRLAGLAVAAVLATVGALAAPPAAQAAANPYERGPAPSVALLEASRGPFATASQSVSSLSVTGFGGGVIYYPTSTAEGTFGAVAISPGYTAAWSSIDWLGPRIASHGFVVIGIETNTRLDQPDSRGRQLLAALDYLTQRSSVRGRIDASRLAVSGHSMGGGGSLEAAVARPSLQAAVPLAPWNLDKSWSDVRVPTLIIGGESDSVAPVSSHSEPFYTSIPASSEKAYLELNGASHFFPQTVNTPTARQAVAWLKRFVDDDTRYEQFLCPGPSGSAIQEYRNTCPSA
- a CDS encoding ABC transporter ATP-binding protein, translated to MEQGLALHHIGVRFGGLTALDDVSLRVPPGRVVGVIGPNGAGKTTLFNVVCGFVTPDEGSLSLDGRPLRPRPHRLTRLGVARTLQGTGLFAGLTVLENVMTGATHTARAGFLSALLGLPRSDRDERRLRRHALDVLDTLGIAGHADAAPGTLPFAVRQRVALARALAARPRLLLLDEPAGGLGGDDIAELAELIRGLPRRDTDPCAVLLVEHHMDLVMSVCDEIVVLDFGRVIAAGTPDEVRDDPAVADAYLGATVDEAAA